The genomic interval GGTTTACTACCATCCCATGGCGCGCTTCTTCTGCGCGATAGAGGATGCATGGAAGCAGCTGGATCCCAATGTGGAATTTCTCCACCTAGCGGTTTTCCCAAGTGCGTGGGCGTACTTCCGGTTGCATGGGCGTGCGACCAAGGCGCTGTCATGGAAGGCATTTCTGACAAGGTCAAAGGATCGTTCGACTGACCCGGACGTGATATCGGCTCTGATCCGCTTCCACTCGTCCGATCCGGGCATGACCGATCCGCAACGGGACGCACTCAACCGCCAGGCGCGGGCGATGCTTGAAGTGAGCCGATCGGTGATCGAGCAATTCGATCCGGACGTAGCCATTCTCAGTGGCGATACACGCTTGCCGGCCGAAGTGTTGATGCGCACACTGGCCGATTCGCGCGCAACGACGTGGTTCTTCGAGCAGGGGCCGTACCGCACGACGCTACTGGATCGCGAGGGCGTCAACGCGAATTGTTCGTTCCGGACGGCCCTTGCCTATCTGCCCGCCGCGGGTCCTGAGTTGGTCGTACCTAACCAGCGCCCGAGATGGAACAATCGTCTCTACTCGATGGTCGACAAGTTTATCGTTGCGCAGTCCCGGCTTACCGGCTTGCTGCCGCCCGATCTCCGTCCGTATCGGCTGGAGAAGTGTCCGTCTTCACGTTACAAGGCATTGGTGCGCAAATCAGACACCGTGTCCGACAGGCGAAAGACGCTCCTTCTCGCCATGCAGGTGCCCGAGGACGCGAACAACATCTATCACAATCCACTTCAGCTCAGCGATGCCGGACTGATCGAGTTCGTCATGTCGGGTATCCCACCCGACTGGAAAGTCGTCGTCCGTGAACATCCGCTGTACCGCCGCAAATATAGCGCGGCATTCTATGCGCTGGTGGAGCGTCTGGAGAGAATCGAACTCAGCGGCCGGTCGCTATCCGATGATATTGCCCGCACATGCATAACGGTCACGGTCAACTCGCTGACGGGACTCGACGCCTTCGCGGCCGGCCACAGGGTCATCGTGCTCGGCGAATCGTTTTACGATCATCTCAACGGAATCCTGCCGGCCCGGACGCCCGCTGAACTCGGGCATCTGGTCGAACATCCCACCGACAGGTCGAAGCCCGCGCCGAATATGTTGCTTGGCGCACTAGTCGACCGGTACTTCTTCCCCGGCCACTTCACCGATGTCGATCTCGGCTATACGCGCGGTATCGCCGCGCGCGTAATGGAGTCGCTCCGAGTTGAGACTCGATAAAACAGATATGACGCCAACCGGACTTCCGCGCTCGCCGACCATTCTCAAACGTATTGCGTCGAGTTTCGTCTTCAGGCTATCGGGCGCGGTGACGAATTTCTCGTTCGTGATCTTCCTCGGGCGTTACCTCGGCGCGTCGCAGACGGGTCTCTACATGATTGGCCTAGGGTTTCTGTCGGTGCTGTCGACATTCTGCCGTCTCGGCCTCGAACAGATCGTCATTCGCGACGGCGGCCCGATGGTGCGTGATCGTCAGTGGGCACAGCTACGATCCTTGTACCGCCAAACCATGCTTCTCGCCGCTGCTGCGAGTCTCGCCCTGACGCTTACGGTCATTCTTCTATCGACACCCCTTGCACTGTATGTTTTTCACAAGCAGGAACTTGCCTCTGTATTGGTGTGGTTCGCAGTAGCATTGTTACCCACTTCGATCGCGATGATGCACGTGCCGTTTCTGCAGATCATCGGCAAGCCGGAAAGAAGTATTGCCGTTTTCAGCGTCTGGGTGCCGCTCCTCTCGTTTCTTTCACTGTTCTGCATGCCGCCGTCGAGCGCGGTGACGGCGGCATATATCTTCGTCGGCGCATCGACCGTCAACCTTGCCATTGCGTACATTCCCTTCGGTAGATTCATGCGTAGCGCCGGTGGACTCCCCGGCCCAATCGGCCCGCTCTGGAACGTCCGCTTGCTTCGACCGGCACTGCCGCTGCTGATCGGCAACACCTGCCAGATGGCGCTGCTCTGGATTGCGGTTTTCGCCGTGGGGATCCACTCTTCTCCCTCTGACGTAGGCGGATATTCGGTCGCACAACGCGTTGCGCTGACACTATCGGGATTTCTCGTCCCACCTATCGACGCGCTAGTCGGGCCCAGACTCTCGATGATGCGCGGCACTTCCAGCAAGCACGATATCGAGTGGATCGTTCAACGCGTGTCGGCTGCGCTGCTGATCCTCGTATCGGGTCTCTTCGTCGTATTGGTCGTGTCAGGTCACCAACTGTTGCGGCTGTTTGGCAATGACTTCGGGGCAGGTTACGGCCCACTCCTCTTCTTGAGCGCGGGACAACTCGCCGTGGTCGCAAGCGGTTCGATACGTCCTTTACTGGTCGTTCACGGACTCGAAAGAGTCATCCGCAATGCGATGGTGATTGCGACCCTGGCGTGCATAGCCCTTGCCGCGATTCTCGTGCCGACGCTTGGCGCAACCGGCGCGGCACTCGCTACCGCGCTTGCACTGGCAGGCGAAAAACTCGCGGAGGGACTTGTGGCATGGAAGGTTCTAGGTATCTGCGTCTACCCGTCGCTGTCGTTCTACCGGCGTGAGATCGCCACGCTCCTGAAGCACCACGCCAAACGCACACAAACGGAATAGCCACGTGAACATAGGCATCTTCTTCAAGGTTCGAAATCGGCTCAGGACGTCACTTCAGGGGCTGATCTATCCGTTCTTCTTCGCACGGTTCGGGGCACGTTCCCGCATTCTCAGGCCAATCCGGATCGACGGATCGGACAACATCGCGATTGGCACCGACGTATTCGTTAACAATTTCGCATGGATCGAGACGATTCGCGCGTTCTCCGTGCAACCCCGACTCGATATCCGGGACCGCGTTTACATCGGCAACAGCGCGCACATTATTGTCACCCACTCGATCGAGATCGGATGCGACGTACTGATCGCCGATCGAGTCTATGTCGCCGACTATATTCACGGATACGAAGACATCCACACACCAGTCAAGACGCAAGACCTGATTCAGCGCCGCCCGGTCAACATCGGCGACGGCTCGTGGATCGGCGAGAACGTCGTGATACTCGGAGCAAGAATTGGCCGCCACTGCGTGATCGGCGCTAATGCCGTCGTCACAAGCGACATCCCCGATTTCTGCGTCGCCGTCGGCGCACCCGCTCGCGTGGTTCGACACTGGCATCCGGATCGTAAGCAATGGTTAAAGGGCGCACCTTCTGCCCGCGCCGCCTGTTCCGCTAGTGTCACGAACGAAATCAATCATGCTTAGTTCCCTCTTCCGGCGCGAAATCCGCGCCTCGCTACTGCTGACCGCAATTCTGCTTGTCAGCGGCGGTTGGATCGTTGTGGTTCGAGTTGGTAATTCCGCAATGATCGCCGCAATCGTGGTGGTTCTATTTTGCAGCTTCCTGGTATCGGTACGCTTTCCTCGAGCAATCCGCGGTAGCTATGGGATTCTGGTTATCGCGATCCTCGTCGCCAGTTATGTGCAGGACTTTCAGATCGACGACAAGGAACTGTTCGTCATTTTGAAAGCGCTGATTGCGGGCGTCGCATGCATCTATTTCAAGCGCACACGTCGCGACTTTCGCGAGCTTTTTGTCGACGTGATGTATTACATGGCGATCATCTCGCTAGTGCTTTATCCGCTCGCCTATGTGGCCCCCGGCATCGCACGCCATATCGACGACGAATACAGCACGGTCTTCGGCCTTCTCTATGTCCGCTCGACCGATTTGCAGCGCTTCAATCACTACCGCAACCAGGGCATCTTCTGGGAAGCCGGTGTGTACGGCGTCATGCTGACGATGGCCTTCGCGTACAACTTCTTGAAGTACAAAAAGAGACCCAACTGGGTGTTTCTTCTGGCCGCTCTCTCGACTCAATCCATGGGAGCCCTATCGGTCTTGATGCCATTCGCGGCTTACTGCTACATGCATCAGCGCCAGCCGCGACTCGCGAATCTCGCGGCGATCATGTTGGGCGTCGTGGTGACTCTGGTACTGGCCGCCCCCGGCGCGATAGACGACGCCTTCTCGACCCTGTTCGGCCGCTCGCTGCAAGGCGACTCGAGTATCACCGTGCGAATCAACGACATGACACTCGGCGCGCGCGCGGCAGCTGACAGCTTGCTGCTCGGCCGTCCGAGCGGCGACCTCGACGCTTACAACGCTCTGGCGCTGGACGAGTATGGCTACATCAAGGAGAACGACGCAGGTATATCAAATTCGATTACCGGCATGATCTACAAATACGGCGTGCCCGTCACCGTCATCTATTGCTGGGTTCTCTGGCTCCGGGTGCGTAGAGATTTCGGCGGTATGGCGCCACTTGTCTTTGCCGTTTTCACAGGTCTGCTGATGATCGAACCACTCGGTCTGTCGATCTTCGTCTTCATGCTTCTCGCCTATCGAGACTATCCGTCAATCGCCGGCCGGCAATAGGATCGACGTGTGTCACAAACGCCCTGTGCAGCTCTTTTGTAGTGGGTTACCCGGATCTGCCAAAAGTATGTCGAATTAAGACAGTAGACGCACAACACATGGGTTGCTCAGTAGAGTCACATCGAACGAGGCATACAGGATAGAAGCACATGAGCATTTTCCCAGTTGTTCTATGTGGCGGCAGTGGAACTCGGTTGTGGCCGATGTCTCGTGGCGGTCAACCAAAGCAGTTCCTCACGCTCGCGGGCGAGCACTCGCTGTTGCAGACTACGCTGAGACGCGTCAATGCTCTCGATAACACCAGGCCGCCGGTTCTGGTTTCAAATGCCGAATACCGCTTTCAGCTTGCCGATCAACTGAAGGAAATCGCTCTGGACGTCTCTGCGATCATCCTAGAACCGGTTTCGAGAAACACCGCAGCGGCGATTGCAGCCGCGGCGCATTTCGCTATTCAGGATGATCCAAAAGCGCTGTTGCTCGTGCTGCCATCCGATCACGTCATTCAGAATGCTGACGCGTTTCACAATGCCGTCGAGACCGGCATTGCTCTGGCACGCGATGGACGGCTCGTCACATTCGGAGTGGTGCCGACTACACCGCATACCGGGTTCGGATACATCCGCAAGGGCGAATCGTTGGCGGACAAGGAGCACGAGGCATACAACGTTAGCGCTTTCGTCGAGAAGCCTGACGCCGCGCTCGCCGCCGAACTGCTGGCCAGTGGCGATTACTTGTGGAACAGCGGAATTTTTCTGTTTGGCGCAGGTGTCTACCTGGACGAACTGAAACGATACGAGCCAGACGTCGCCCGCTTCGCGGATCAAGCGTACAAAGATGCACATCCCGATCTGCAATTTCTCAGGCTCGGCAAAGACGCCTTCACCGACTGCCCAAGCATCTCGGTGGACTACGCAGTTCTGGAGCGTACCGATCGCGCAGCAGTTATCTCTGTGGACGATCTCGGCTGGAGCGATATCGGATCGTGGTCCGCACTGCATGAGATTGCGCCGCACGACGAGCAGCGCAATGCCCTTATAGGCGACGTGCTGCAAGATTCCGTGTCGAATTCCTATATCCGCGCTGAACACCGCATGGTCGCGGCGATCGGCGTCAGCGACCTGATAATCGTCGAAACGGCAGACGCTGTGCTCGTCGCACATCGCGATCTCGCCAAGAACGTAAAGACTATCGTCGACAGTCTCAATGCAACGGGACGGCGCGAGTCCGTTACGCATCGGCGCGTGACGCGCCCGTGGGGTTCGTATGAATCCATCGACCAGGGCGAGCGCTTCCAGGTCAAACGGATAGTTGTCAATCCCGGTGCCCAATTGAGTCTTCAACTGCACCATCACCGCGCCGAGCATTG from Paraburkholderia phytofirmans PsJN carries:
- a CDS encoding mannose-1-phosphate guanylyltransferase/mannose-6-phosphate isomerase; the encoded protein is MSIFPVVLCGGSGTRLWPMSRGGQPKQFLTLAGEHSLLQTTLRRVNALDNTRPPVLVSNAEYRFQLADQLKEIALDVSAIILEPVSRNTAAAIAAAAHFAIQDDPKALLLVLPSDHVIQNADAFHNAVETGIALARDGRLVTFGVVPTTPHTGFGYIRKGESLADKEHEAYNVSAFVEKPDAALAAELLASGDYLWNSGIFLFGAGVYLDELKRYEPDVARFADQAYKDAHPDLQFLRLGKDAFTDCPSISVDYAVLERTDRAAVISVDDLGWSDIGSWSALHEIAPHDEQRNALIGDVLQDSVSNSYIRAEHRMVAAIGVSDLIIVETADAVLVAHRDLAKNVKTIVDSLNATGRRESVTHRRVTRPWGSYESIDQGERFQVKRIVVNPGAQLSLQLHHHRAEHWIVVRGTALVTNGEREDLLTENQSTYIPVGVSHRLFNPGKIPLELIEVQSGAYLGEDDIVRLEDRYGRTGTA
- a CDS encoding acyltransferase; its protein translation is MNIGIFFKVRNRLRTSLQGLIYPFFFARFGARSRILRPIRIDGSDNIAIGTDVFVNNFAWIETIRAFSVQPRLDIRDRVYIGNSAHIIVTHSIEIGCDVLIADRVYVADYIHGYEDIHTPVKTQDLIQRRPVNIGDGSWIGENVVILGARIGRHCVIGANAVVTSDIPDFCVAVGAPARVVRHWHPDRKQWLKGAPSARAACSASVTNEINHA
- a CDS encoding capsular polysaccharide export protein, LipB/KpsS family, coding for MKTKVVTLVYYHPMARFFCAIEDAWKQLDPNVEFLHLAVFPSAWAYFRLHGRATKALSWKAFLTRSKDRSTDPDVISALIRFHSSDPGMTDPQRDALNRQARAMLEVSRSVIEQFDPDVAILSGDTRLPAEVLMRTLADSRATTWFFEQGPYRTTLLDREGVNANCSFRTALAYLPAAGPELVVPNQRPRWNNRLYSMVDKFIVAQSRLTGLLPPDLRPYRLEKCPSSRYKALVRKSDTVSDRRKTLLLAMQVPEDANNIYHNPLQLSDAGLIEFVMSGIPPDWKVVVREHPLYRRKYSAAFYALVERLERIELSGRSLSDDIARTCITVTVNSLTGLDAFAAGHRVIVLGESFYDHLNGILPARTPAELGHLVEHPTDRSKPAPNMLLGALVDRYFFPGHFTDVDLGYTRGIAARVMESLRVETR
- a CDS encoding lipopolysaccharide biosynthesis protein; its protein translation is MRLDKTDMTPTGLPRSPTILKRIASSFVFRLSGAVTNFSFVIFLGRYLGASQTGLYMIGLGFLSVLSTFCRLGLEQIVIRDGGPMVRDRQWAQLRSLYRQTMLLAAAASLALTLTVILLSTPLALYVFHKQELASVLVWFAVALLPTSIAMMHVPFLQIIGKPERSIAVFSVWVPLLSFLSLFCMPPSSAVTAAYIFVGASTVNLAIAYIPFGRFMRSAGGLPGPIGPLWNVRLLRPALPLLIGNTCQMALLWIAVFAVGIHSSPSDVGGYSVAQRVALTLSGFLVPPIDALVGPRLSMMRGTSSKHDIEWIVQRVSAALLILVSGLFVVLVVSGHQLLRLFGNDFGAGYGPLLFLSAGQLAVVASGSIRPLLVVHGLERVIRNAMVIATLACIALAAILVPTLGATGAALATALALAGEKLAEGLVAWKVLGICVYPSLSFYRREIATLLKHHAKRTQTE